From a single Streptomyces sp. 1331.2 genomic region:
- a CDS encoding right-handed parallel beta-helix repeat-containing protein — translation MHAKVPGGLHISRIRTALAVGATLLGTVGLPAVGAGSAAAAGGTLYVNNAAGANCTDSGSGTQAAPFCTIAAAAAVVQPGQTVAIGDGVYAESLTITRSGTAAAPITFRGTKNDGSNPGGSGTRIGDWSHTVDGFVVKGADHLRFENLNISTGFQKPTVLVDGAHDVAFDNTTVSGGNGIRITNASDKVVYGRGRFGYVQGPAVTVDGGSTNTVLTTNQVQANYVPEMTGILLKDAPNTVVVANTVYSSCFGGIVLDGASAGAVIENNVVNTAKNMNAACDNPAGATGISVGANATAGTKIDYNLIDPLSGGAPYSWAGTAFATQSQLTANTGQGGHDFVDLTYVPKGPNAPVDHRIDSADETAPGMLPTDLWGAAPVDSPTVTNTGTGSGTRDRGAYEDLDVGSAFTPAGPTRLLDTRAPIGVPVAQAVAPYGTVDLPVTGVAGVPASGVTAVTMNVTVTDPQQDGHLTVYPHGDEAPNSSNLNWVAGRTIPNLVTVPVKDGKVSFFNASGGTVHLIADLEGYYSPKGSLFHAQGPTRLLDTRAPIGVPVAQAVAPYGTVDLPITGVAGVPASGVTAVTMNVTVTDPQQEGHLTVYPHGDEAPNSSNLNWVAGRTIPNLVTVPVKDGKVSFFNASGGTVHLIADLAGYYSAEGKVSYRPAGPYRLMDTRQDIYSESGMRPAGTVPAWGTLDVSVGDIPNVAAVTLNVTVTEPGAEGHLTVYPHGDAAPNASNLNFLPGETIPNQVVVPVKDGTVSFYNASGAPIHLIVDEFGYQAY, via the coding sequence TTGCACGCCAAAGTCCCAGGGGGGCTCCACATTTCCAGAATCCGTACAGCGCTGGCCGTCGGTGCGACGCTGCTCGGGACGGTCGGCCTGCCGGCCGTCGGTGCGGGTAGCGCAGCCGCAGCGGGCGGCACGCTCTACGTCAACAACGCCGCGGGTGCGAACTGCACCGACAGCGGCAGCGGCACCCAGGCCGCCCCGTTCTGCACCATCGCGGCGGCCGCCGCGGTCGTCCAGCCGGGCCAGACCGTCGCGATCGGCGACGGCGTCTACGCCGAGAGCCTGACCATCACCCGGTCCGGCACGGCCGCCGCGCCGATCACCTTCCGCGGCACGAAGAACGACGGCTCCAACCCCGGGGGCTCCGGCACCCGCATCGGCGACTGGAGCCACACCGTCGACGGGTTCGTCGTCAAGGGCGCCGACCACCTCCGGTTCGAGAACCTGAACATCTCCACGGGCTTCCAGAAGCCGACCGTCCTGGTGGACGGCGCCCACGACGTGGCGTTCGACAACACCACCGTCTCCGGCGGCAACGGGATCCGGATCACCAACGCCTCCGACAAGGTCGTCTACGGCCGCGGCCGGTTCGGCTACGTCCAGGGGCCGGCGGTGACCGTGGACGGCGGCTCCACCAACACGGTGCTGACCACCAACCAGGTCCAGGCCAACTACGTGCCCGAGATGACCGGCATCCTGCTCAAGGACGCCCCCAACACGGTCGTGGTGGCCAACACCGTCTACTCCTCCTGCTTCGGCGGGATCGTGCTGGACGGCGCCTCGGCCGGCGCGGTGATCGAGAACAACGTGGTGAACACCGCGAAGAACATGAACGCCGCCTGCGACAACCCGGCCGGTGCGACCGGGATCTCCGTCGGCGCGAACGCCACCGCGGGCACCAAGATCGACTACAACCTGATCGACCCGCTCAGCGGCGGCGCGCCCTACAGCTGGGCCGGCACTGCCTTCGCCACCCAGAGCCAGCTCACCGCCAACACCGGCCAGGGCGGGCACGACTTCGTCGACCTGACGTACGTGCCCAAGGGCCCGAACGCCCCGGTCGACCACCGGATCGACTCGGCGGACGAGACCGCCCCGGGCATGCTCCCGACCGACCTCTGGGGCGCGGCCCCCGTGGACAGCCCGACCGTCACCAACACCGGTACGGGCAGCGGCACCCGCGACCGCGGCGCGTACGAGGACCTCGACGTCGGCAGCGCGTTCACCCCGGCTGGCCCGACCCGTCTGCTGGACACCCGTGCGCCGATCGGCGTCCCGGTGGCGCAGGCGGTGGCGCCGTACGGCACCGTGGATCTGCCGGTCACCGGCGTGGCCGGGGTTCCGGCTTCCGGCGTGACGGCCGTGACGATGAACGTGACGGTGACCGACCCGCAGCAGGACGGCCACCTGACCGTCTACCCGCACGGTGACGAGGCCCCGAACTCGTCGAACCTCAACTGGGTGGCGGGTCGGACGATTCCGAACCTGGTGACGGTGCCGGTGAAGGACGGCAAGGTCTCGTTCTTCAACGCCTCCGGCGGCACCGTGCACCTGATCGCCGACCTGGAGGGCTACTACAGCCCGAAGGGCTCGCTGTTCCACGCCCAGGGCCCGACCCGTCTGCTGGACACCCGTGCGCCGATCGGCGTCCCGGTGGCGCAGGCGGTCGCGCCGTACGGCACCGTCGACCTGCCGATCACCGGCGTCGCCGGCGTCCCGGCTTCCGGCGTGACGGCCGTGACGATGAACGTGACGGTGACCGACCCGCAGCAGGAAGGCCACCTGACGGTCTACCCGCACGGTGACGAGGCCCCGAACTCGTCGAACCTGAACTGGGTGGCGGGTCGGACGATTCCGAACCTGGTGACGGTGCCGGTGAAGGACGGCAAGGTCTCGTTCTTCAATGCCTCCGGCGGCACCGTGCACCTGATCGCCGACCTCGCGGGCTACTACAGCGCCGAGGGCAAGGTCAGCTACCGTCCTGCCGGGCCGTACCGGCTGATGGACACCCGCCAGGACATCTACTCGGAGTCGGGCATGCGCCCGGCGGGCACCGTCCCGGCCTGGGGCACGCTGGACGTCTCGGTCGGCGACATCCCGAACGTCGCCGCGGTGACGCTCAACGTCACCGTCACCGAGCCGGGCGCCGAGGGTCACCTGACCGTCTACCCCCACGGTGACGCGGCGCCCAACGCCTCGAACCTCAACTTCCTGCCCGGCGAGACCATCCCCAACCAGGTGGTCGTCCCGGTCAAGGACGGAACGGTCTCGTTCTACAACGCGAGCGGCGCCCCGATCCACCTGATCGTCGACGAGTTCGGCTACCAGGCGTACTGA
- the gatA gene encoding Asp-tRNA(Asn)/Glu-tRNA(Gln) amidotransferase subunit GatA — MTELIRYTAAETASAIAKGEVSAVEVAQAHLDRIEAVDKKVNAFLHVDTEGALAAAKAVDAKRAKGEELGPLAGVPLALKDVFTTKGIPTTCGSKMLEGWIPPYDATLTTRLKNADVVILGKTNMDEFAMGSSTENSAYGPTGNPWDLTRIPGGSGGGSAAALAAFEAPLAIGTDTGGSIRQPGAVTGTVGVKPTYGSVSRYGLVAFSSSLDQGGPCARTVLDAALLHEAIAGHDPLDSTSIDAPVPAVVEAAKMRDIRGMRIGVVKEFAGEGYQAGVMQRFNESVELLRELGAEVVEVSCPSFTLALPAYYLIAPSECSSNLARFDAMRYGLRVGDDGSRSAEEVTALTREAGFGDEVKRRIILGTYALSSGYYDAYYGSAQKVRTLISRDFDAAFAGVDVLVSPTTPTTAFPIGERADDPMAMYLADLCTIPSNLSGNAAMSLPVGLAPEDNLPVGLQIIAPAMADDRLYRVGGAVEAALNDKWGHTLLEEAPAL, encoded by the coding sequence ATGACCGAGCTGATTCGCTACACCGCCGCCGAGACCGCGAGCGCCATCGCCAAGGGTGAGGTGTCCGCCGTCGAGGTCGCGCAGGCGCACCTGGACCGCATCGAGGCCGTCGACAAGAAGGTCAACGCCTTCCTGCACGTCGACACCGAGGGTGCGCTGGCCGCCGCGAAGGCCGTCGACGCCAAGCGCGCCAAGGGCGAGGAGCTGGGCCCGCTGGCCGGCGTCCCGCTCGCGCTGAAGGACGTCTTCACCACCAAGGGCATCCCGACCACCTGCGGGTCCAAGATGCTCGAAGGCTGGATCCCGCCCTACGACGCCACCCTGACCACCCGTCTCAAGAACGCGGACGTGGTCATCCTCGGCAAGACCAACATGGACGAGTTCGCGATGGGCTCCTCCACCGAGAACTCGGCGTACGGCCCGACCGGCAACCCGTGGGACCTCACCCGCATCCCCGGCGGCTCCGGCGGCGGTTCGGCCGCCGCGCTGGCCGCCTTCGAGGCCCCGCTGGCGATCGGCACCGACACCGGCGGCTCGATCCGCCAGCCCGGCGCCGTGACCGGCACCGTCGGCGTCAAGCCGACCTACGGCTCGGTGTCCCGCTACGGCCTGGTGGCGTTCTCCAGCAGCCTGGACCAGGGCGGCCCGTGCGCCCGTACGGTGCTGGACGCGGCGCTGCTGCACGAGGCCATCGCCGGGCACGACCCGCTGGACTCCACCTCGATCGACGCGCCGGTGCCGGCCGTGGTCGAGGCCGCGAAGATGCGCGACATCCGCGGCATGCGGATCGGCGTGGTCAAGGAGTTCGCCGGCGAGGGCTACCAGGCCGGCGTGATGCAGCGCTTCAACGAGTCGGTGGAGCTGCTGCGCGAGCTGGGCGCCGAGGTCGTCGAGGTCTCCTGCCCGTCGTTCACCCTGGCGCTGCCGGCGTACTACCTGATCGCCCCCTCGGAGTGCTCCTCCAACCTGGCCCGCTTCGACGCGATGCGCTACGGCCTGCGGGTCGGGGACGACGGCTCCCGCTCGGCCGAGGAGGTCACCGCGCTGACCCGCGAGGCCGGCTTCGGCGACGAGGTCAAGCGGCGCATCATCCTGGGCACCTACGCCCTGTCCTCGGGCTACTACGACGCCTACTACGGCTCGGCCCAGAAGGTCCGCACGCTCATCTCGCGGGACTTCGACGCGGCCTTCGCCGGCGTGGACGTCCTGGTCTCGCCGACCACGCCGACCACCGCCTTCCCGATCGGCGAGCGCGCCGACGACCCGATGGCGATGTACCTGGCCGACCTGTGCACGATCCCGTCGAACCTGTCGGGCAACGCGGCCATGTCGCTGCCGGTCGGCCTGGCTCCGGAGGACAATCTCCCGGTCGGCCTGCAGATCATCGCACCCGCGATGGCGGACGACCGCCTGTACCGCGTGGGCGGCGCCGTCGAGGCCGCGCTCAACGACAAGTGGGGGCACACCCTGCTGGAGGAGGCACCGGCACTGTGA
- the gatC gene encoding Asp-tRNA(Asn)/Glu-tRNA(Gln) amidotransferase subunit GatC has product MPGITREEVAHLARLSRLELKPEELDHFAEQLDVIIGAVARVSEVAGQDVPPTSHPLPLTNVMRADEVRPSLTPEQALSGAPAAEEQRFRVPQILGED; this is encoded by the coding sequence ATGCCTGGCATCACGCGCGAGGAGGTCGCCCACCTCGCCCGGCTGTCGCGTCTTGAGCTGAAGCCCGAAGAGCTGGACCACTTCGCCGAGCAGCTCGACGTGATCATCGGCGCGGTCGCCCGCGTTTCCGAGGTCGCCGGACAGGACGTCCCGCCGACCTCCCACCCGCTGCCGCTGACCAACGTCATGCGCGCGGACGAGGTGCGGCCCTCGCTCACCCCGGAGCAGGCGCTGTCCGGCGCCCCCGCCGCCGAGGAGCAGCGTTTCCGTGTGCCGCAGATCCTCGGGGAGGACTGA
- the gatB gene encoding Asp-tRNA(Asn)/Glu-tRNA(Gln) amidotransferase subunit GatB, translating to MSVMNLVSYEDALASYDPVMGLEVHVELGTKTKMFCGCSTELGAEPNSQTCPTCLGLPGSLPVVNAVGVESAVKIGLALNCEIAEWCRFARKNYFYPDMPKNFQTSQYDEPIAFNGYLDVQLEDGSIFRVEIERAHMEEDTGKSSHVGGATGRIHGATHSLLDYNRAGIPLIEIVTKPIVGAGERAPEVAKAYVAELREVIRSLGVSEARMDKGQMRCDVNLSLRPNGTETFGTRSETKNVNSLRSVERAARFEIQRHATVLTDGGTIVQETRHFHEDDGTTTSGRIKDNAEDYRYFPEPDLVPVAPARAWVEELRAALPELPRVRRARLQAEWGLSDKDMQSVLNAGAVEPIQETIAAGAPADQARKWWMGELARRANETGTELSEQPITPAQVARVAALVAEGKLNDKLARQVIEGVLSGEGEPDEVVAKRGLAVVSDDSALGAAVDQAIAENEAIAAKIRDGKVQAVGALVGAVMKVTRGQADAARVKDLILERLVPEGQ from the coding sequence GTGAGCGTCATGAACCTGGTCTCCTACGAGGACGCTCTCGCGTCGTACGACCCGGTGATGGGCCTTGAGGTCCACGTCGAGCTGGGCACCAAGACCAAGATGTTCTGCGGTTGCTCGACCGAGCTGGGCGCCGAGCCGAACAGCCAGACCTGCCCGACCTGTCTGGGCCTGCCGGGCTCGCTGCCGGTGGTCAACGCGGTCGGCGTGGAGTCGGCCGTCAAGATCGGCCTGGCGCTGAACTGCGAGATCGCCGAGTGGTGCCGGTTCGCTCGGAAGAACTACTTCTACCCGGACATGCCCAAGAACTTCCAGACCTCGCAGTACGACGAGCCGATCGCCTTCAACGGCTACCTCGACGTGCAGCTGGAGGACGGCTCGATCTTCCGCGTGGAGATCGAGCGCGCCCACATGGAGGAGGACACCGGCAAGTCCAGCCACGTCGGCGGCGCCACCGGTCGCATCCACGGCGCCACCCACTCGCTGCTCGACTACAACCGGGCCGGCATCCCGCTGATCGAGATCGTCACCAAGCCGATCGTCGGCGCCGGCGAGCGCGCCCCCGAGGTCGCCAAGGCGTACGTCGCCGAGCTGCGCGAGGTGATCCGTTCGCTGGGCGTCTCCGAGGCCCGGATGGACAAGGGCCAGATGCGCTGCGACGTCAACCTGTCGCTGCGCCCGAACGGCACCGAGACCTTCGGCACCCGCTCGGAGACCAAGAACGTCAACTCGCTGCGCAGCGTGGAGCGGGCCGCCCGGTTCGAGATCCAGCGCCACGCCACCGTGCTGACCGACGGCGGCACCATCGTCCAGGAGACCCGCCACTTCCACGAGGACGACGGCACCACCACCTCGGGCCGGATCAAGGACAACGCCGAGGACTACCGCTACTTCCCCGAGCCGGACCTGGTGCCGGTGGCCCCCGCCCGCGCCTGGGTGGAGGAGCTGCGTGCCGCGCTGCCCGAGCTGCCGCGGGTGCGCCGCGCCCGGCTGCAGGCCGAGTGGGGCCTGTCCGACAAGGACATGCAGTCCGTCCTCAACGCCGGTGCGGTGGAGCCGATCCAGGAGACCATCGCGGCCGGTGCCCCGGCCGACCAGGCCCGCAAGTGGTGGATGGGCGAGCTGGCGCGCCGCGCCAACGAGACCGGCACCGAGCTGAGCGAGCAGCCGATCACCCCGGCGCAGGTCGCCCGGGTCGCCGCGCTGGTCGCCGAGGGCAAGCTGAACGACAAGCTGGCCCGTCAGGTCATCGAGGGCGTGCTGTCCGGCGAGGGCGAGCCGGACGAGGTCGTCGCCAAGCGCGGCCTGGCCGTGGTCTCGGACGACTCCGCGCTCGGTGCCGCCGTGGACCAGGCCATCGCCGAGAACGAGGCGATCGCCGCCAAGATCCGCGACGGCAAGGTCCAGGCCGTGGGCGCGCTGGTCGGCGCGGTCATGAAGGTCACCCGCGGCCAGGCCGACGCGGCCCGGGTGAAGGACCTGATCCTGGAGCGGCTCGTCCCGGAAGGACAGTAG
- a CDS encoding methionine synthase, with protein sequence MSTPHPFPDLHGAASGVGSLPGTDAREAAKTATGALEHLPFLPELPARGPGADMIGRGAGLLVELFAQTEPSGWRFTDRPGRDTRRAHSWLGEDLDALEEFTQGYHGALKVQAVGPWTLAASIELKHGEKALSDHGACRDIAGSLTEGLRRHLADVRRRVPGAEVVLQLDEPSLPAVLAGSVKTASGFQRLRAVDRQVAEEVLRETIRGLDAPVVVHSCAPDVPIPLLRRAGVAGISLDFSLLTERSDDDLGEAVEAGTAILAGVVPSTDQAVSDPAGSVQGVRTLWRRLGFAPELLGRRVLVTPTCGLAGASPAYARKALSLSVRAAQSLVDNPE encoded by the coding sequence GTGAGCACCCCACACCCCTTCCCCGACCTGCACGGCGCCGCCTCCGGCGTCGGCTCGCTGCCCGGTACCGACGCCCGCGAGGCGGCCAAGACCGCCACCGGGGCGTTGGAGCACCTGCCGTTCCTGCCCGAGCTGCCCGCGCGCGGACCGGGCGCCGACATGATCGGCCGCGGCGCCGGCCTGCTGGTCGAGCTGTTCGCGCAGACCGAGCCGAGCGGCTGGCGGTTCACCGACCGCCCCGGCCGGGACACCCGGCGCGCCCACTCCTGGCTCGGCGAGGACCTGGACGCCCTGGAGGAGTTCACCCAGGGCTACCACGGCGCGCTCAAGGTCCAGGCCGTCGGCCCGTGGACGCTGGCGGCGAGCATCGAGCTGAAGCACGGCGAGAAGGCGCTCTCCGACCACGGCGCCTGCCGGGACATCGCCGGCTCGCTCACCGAGGGCCTGCGCCGCCACCTCGCCGACGTCCGCAGGCGCGTCCCCGGCGCGGAGGTGGTCCTGCAGCTCGACGAGCCCTCGCTGCCCGCCGTGCTGGCCGGCTCGGTGAAGACCGCGAGCGGCTTCCAGCGGCTGCGCGCCGTCGACCGGCAGGTCGCCGAGGAGGTGCTGCGCGAGACGATCCGCGGCCTGGACGCCCCCGTGGTCGTGCACAGCTGCGCGCCGGACGTCCCGATCCCGCTGCTGCGCCGGGCCGGGGTGGCGGGGATCTCGCTGGACTTCTCGCTCCTGACCGAGCGCTCGGACGACGACCTCGGCGAGGCGGTGGAGGCGGGCACCGCGATCCTCGCCGGTGTCGTCCCCTCCACCGACCAGGCAGTGTCCGACCCGGCCGGTAGTGTCCAGGGTGTCAGGACCTTGTGGCGCAGGCTCGGGTTCGCCCCGGAGCTGCTGGGCCGCCGCGTGCTCGTGACGCCGACCTGCGGGCTGGCCGGGGCCTCCCCGGCGTACGCGCGCAAGGCGCTGTCCCTGAGCGTTCGGGCGGCGCAGAGCCTGGTGGACAACCCGGAATGA
- the ligA gene encoding NAD-dependent DNA ligase LigA — protein sequence MAVEGWEDVPAEVRRRHAELAQEITDHRARYYEQDAPVVSDSEFDALMRELESLEAAHPALVTPDSPTQKVGGAPTALFAEVEHRERLLSLDNAMDDAELAAWAERVATELHGIDYHYLCELKVDGLAVNLTYENGQLVQAATRGDGRVGEDITANVRTIKEIPHRLHGEDVPELVEIRGEVYFPTEAFEALNASFVAENERRRQENEERAKEGKRPRAMIRLFMNPRNAAAGSLRQKDPHVTASRPLHMVVHGIGARVGFDIDNQSHAYELLRGWGLPTARHNKVVGTLEEVREFIAHFGEQRHSVEHEIDGVVVKVDEIALQGRLGATSKSPRWAIAWKYPPEEVTGKLAEIRIGIGRTGRATPYAVLAEPVKVAGSMVQYATLHNQDVVKAKGVLLGDTIVLRKAGDVIPEILGPVEGLRDGTEREFVMPSHCHECGAELRPMSEGDIDLRCPNARFCPAQIRERIAFLGGRSSLDVEGLGYVAATALTQPLEPAEAPVKDEGDIFGLTAEQLLPIKVLVRDQKTGMPKLDDRTGEEKKVAFFANQKGEPKKTLGVLLENLEKAKERPLWRFLNGLSIRHVGPVAAQELAREFRDLDRIFSATEEELAAVEGVGPIIARSVVEWYQEEWHREILEKWRAAGVRFTEEFADEEAAERPLEGLTVVVTGTLSGHTRDGAKEALTSRGAKVTGSVSKKTDFVVAGDNPGSKYDKAVQLGLPILDDAGFAVLLADGPAAARAHLGLPEPEEAAEPAQAPAGD from the coding sequence GTGGCTGTCGAGGGCTGGGAGGACGTCCCGGCGGAGGTGCGCCGGCGGCACGCCGAGCTGGCGCAGGAGATCACCGACCACCGCGCCCGGTACTACGAGCAGGACGCGCCGGTCGTCAGCGACTCCGAGTTCGACGCCCTGATGCGCGAACTGGAGTCGCTGGAGGCCGCGCACCCGGCCCTGGTCACCCCGGACTCGCCGACGCAGAAGGTCGGCGGCGCCCCGACCGCGCTGTTCGCCGAGGTCGAGCACCGCGAGCGCCTGCTCAGCCTCGACAACGCGATGGACGACGCGGAGCTCGCCGCCTGGGCCGAGCGCGTCGCCACCGAACTTCACGGCATCGACTACCACTACCTGTGCGAGCTCAAGGTGGACGGCCTGGCCGTCAACCTCACCTACGAGAACGGCCAGTTGGTGCAGGCGGCGACGCGCGGCGACGGCCGGGTCGGCGAGGACATCACCGCCAACGTCCGCACCATCAAGGAGATCCCGCACCGGCTGCACGGCGAGGACGTCCCCGAGCTGGTGGAGATCCGCGGCGAGGTCTACTTCCCGACCGAGGCCTTCGAGGCGCTGAACGCCTCCTTCGTGGCGGAGAACGAGCGCCGCCGGCAGGAGAACGAGGAGCGCGCCAAGGAGGGCAAGCGGCCCCGGGCGATGATCCGGCTGTTCATGAACCCCCGCAACGCCGCCGCCGGTTCGCTGCGCCAGAAGGACCCGCACGTCACCGCCTCCCGCCCGCTGCACATGGTGGTGCACGGCATCGGCGCCCGGGTCGGCTTCGACATCGACAACCAGTCGCACGCCTACGAGCTGCTGCGCGGCTGGGGCCTGCCCACCGCCCGGCACAACAAGGTGGTCGGGACGCTGGAGGAGGTGCGGGAGTTCATTGCGCACTTCGGCGAGCAGCGGCACTCGGTCGAGCACGAGATCGACGGCGTGGTCGTCAAGGTGGACGAGATCGCCCTGCAGGGCCGGCTCGGCGCCACCTCCAAGTCGCCGCGCTGGGCGATCGCCTGGAAGTACCCGCCGGAGGAGGTCACCGGCAAGCTCGCCGAGATCAGGATCGGGATCGGCCGCACCGGCCGGGCCACCCCGTACGCGGTGCTGGCGGAGCCGGTGAAGGTGGCCGGCTCGATGGTGCAGTACGCGACGCTGCACAACCAGGATGTCGTCAAGGCCAAGGGCGTGCTGCTGGGCGACACCATCGTGCTGCGCAAGGCCGGTGACGTCATCCCGGAGATCCTGGGCCCGGTGGAGGGCCTGCGGGACGGCACCGAGCGGGAGTTCGTGATGCCCTCGCACTGCCACGAGTGCGGGGCCGAGCTGCGCCCGATGTCGGAGGGGGACATCGATCTGCGCTGCCCCAACGCGCGGTTCTGCCCGGCCCAGATCCGCGAGCGGATCGCCTTCCTGGGCGGCCGCTCCTCGCTGGACGTGGAGGGCCTGGGCTACGTCGCGGCCACCGCGCTGACCCAGCCGCTGGAGCCGGCCGAGGCCCCGGTGAAGGACGAGGGGGACATCTTCGGGCTGACGGCGGAGCAGCTGCTGCCGATCAAGGTGCTGGTGCGGGACCAGAAGACGGGCATGCCCAAGCTGGACGACCGCACCGGCGAGGAGAAGAAGGTCGCCTTCTTCGCCAACCAGAAGGGCGAGCCGAAGAAGACCCTCGGTGTTCTGCTGGAGAACCTGGAGAAGGCGAAGGAGCGTCCGCTCTGGCGCTTCCTCAACGGACTGTCGATCCGGCACGTGGGGCCGGTCGCGGCCCAGGAGCTGGCCCGGGAGTTCCGGGACCTGGACCGGATCTTCTCGGCCACCGAGGAGGAGTTGGCCGCCGTCGAGGGGGTCGGGCCGATCATCGCCCGGTCGGTGGTCGAGTGGTACCAGGAGGAGTGGCACCGGGAGATCCTGGAGAAGTGGCGTGCCGCCGGCGTCCGCTTCACCGAGGAGTTCGCGGACGAGGAGGCGGCGGAGCGCCCGCTGGAGGGCCTGACGGTGGTGGTCACCGGGACGCTCTCCGGCCACACCCGGGACGGCGCCAAGGAGGCGCTGACCTCGCGCGGAGCGAAGGTGACCGGTTCGGTTTCGAAGAAGACCGATTTTGTGGTCGCCGGTGACAACCCAGGGTCCAAGTACGACAAGGCCGTTCAGCTCGGCCTGCCGATCCTGGACGACGCGGGCTTCGCCGTGCTGCTCGCCGACGGCCCGGCCGCCGCCCGTGCCCACCTGGGGCTTCCGGAGCCCGAGGAGGCCGCCGAGCCGGCGCAGGCCCCCGCCGGGGACTGA
- a CDS encoding SDR family oxidoreductase yields MAAHLITGAGSGIGAVLAGRLAERGDELWLLARDARRAAELRERFPGAKTLVGDLADPAKLSWAFGHQALPVTLDSLLHVAGVVELGPVGELPVKAWQETLNVNLVGPAELTRLLLPSLRLTKGHVLFVNSGAGLNAHADWSAYAASKHGLKALADSLRHEEHGNGVRVTSVYPGRTATAMQAKVHQQEGKEYDADRWIAPESVAGAILAALDASRDAELTDITVRPGR; encoded by the coding sequence ATGGCTGCACATCTGATCACCGGCGCGGGCTCCGGCATCGGCGCCGTCCTGGCCGGACGCCTCGCCGAGCGCGGGGACGAACTCTGGCTGCTGGCCCGCGACGCCCGTCGGGCCGCCGAACTGCGCGAGCGCTTCCCCGGGGCGAAGACCCTGGTCGGGGACCTCGCGGACCCGGCCAAGCTGTCCTGGGCCTTCGGCCACCAGGCGCTGCCCGTCACCCTGGACTCCCTCCTGCACGTCGCGGGCGTGGTGGAGCTGGGCCCGGTCGGCGAGCTGCCGGTGAAGGCCTGGCAGGAGACGCTCAACGTCAACCTGGTCGGCCCCGCCGAGCTGACCCGTCTGCTGCTGCCGTCGCTGCGCCTCACCAAGGGCCACGTGCTCTTCGTCAACTCCGGCGCCGGCCTCAACGCGCACGCCGACTGGTCGGCGTACGCGGCCAGCAAGCACGGCCTGAAGGCGCTGGCCGACTCGCTGCGCCACGAGGAGCACGGGAACGGCGTCCGCGTCACCTCCGTCTACCCCGGCCGCACCGCGACCGCGATGCAGGCGAAGGTGCACCAGCAGGAGGGGAAGGAGTACGACGCCGACCGCTGGATCGCCCCCGAGTCGGTCGCCGGGGCGATCCTGGCCGCCCTCGACGCCTCCCGGGACGCGGAGCTGACGGACATCACCGTCCGCCCGGGCCGGTAG
- a CDS encoding TIGR00730 family Rossman fold protein: MNICVFCSAYSLDDRYTGPAAEFARILGEGGHTLVWGGSNAGLMGLLADEVKAAGGRLVGVLVEMLRHKGYVGADELVMTADLAERKAELASRADAIVVLVGGLGTLDEVTEVLELKKHGMFDKPVVVLDTEGFYSGLRTQLERMDAEGFLPRPLTELITFADTPAEVFAQLKA; this comes from the coding sequence ATGAATATCTGCGTCTTCTGCTCCGCGTACTCGCTCGATGACCGTTACACCGGCCCCGCCGCCGAGTTCGCCCGGATCCTGGGGGAGGGCGGGCACACCCTGGTGTGGGGCGGGTCGAACGCCGGGTTGATGGGGCTGCTGGCCGACGAGGTGAAGGCGGCGGGCGGGCGGCTGGTCGGCGTGCTGGTCGAGATGCTGAGGCACAAGGGGTACGTCGGCGCGGACGAGCTGGTGATGACCGCCGACCTGGCCGAGCGGAAGGCGGAGCTGGCCTCCCGGGCGGACGCGATCGTCGTCCTGGTGGGCGGGCTGGGGACGCTGGACGAGGTCACCGAGGTGCTGGAGCTCAAGAAGCACGGGATGTTCGACAAGCCGGTGGTGGTCCTGGACACCGAGGGGTTCTACTCGGGCCTGCGCACCCAGCTGGAGCGGATGGACGCGGAGGGTTTCCTGCCCCGCCCGCTGACCGAGCTGATCACCTTCGCGGACACGCCCGCCGAGGTGTTCGCCCAGCTCAAGGCCTGA